The following proteins are encoded in a genomic region of Primulina huaijiensis isolate GDHJ02 chromosome 3, ASM1229523v2, whole genome shotgun sequence:
- the LOC140972508 gene encoding uncharacterized protein: protein MDLALPSELTTDVLLLSLPSSFDPFVVNFNMNKMEPTLEELVNMLVTFESTIKKEKPVLFVGSSSGTKTGPPGKGKKRSFQRPKKNVPLKRQSPSPAVAATPVKADKTVDICHHCKKPGHWRRNCREYLAQKGSGKGDGKK, encoded by the exons atggatcttgcattgccatcggagctgaccaccgacgtgttgcttttgtcgctgcctagctcgtttgatccttttgtggtgaacttcaacatgaacaagatggagccgacccttgaggagttggtgaacatgcttgtgacttttgagtccactatcaagaaagagaagccggttctttttgtgggctcttcatctggtacgaagaccggtccacctgggaagggaaagaagcgttctttccaacgtcccaagaagaacgtgcccttgaagaggcagtctccgagtcccgctgtggcagccacaccagtgaaggctgacaagactgttgacatctgtcatcactgcaagaagcctggacattggaggcgtaactgcagggaatatcttgcccagaagggttctggaaagg gtgatgggaagaagtag